One genomic segment of Columba livia isolate bColLiv1 breed racing homer chromosome W unlocalized genomic scaffold, bColLiv1.pat.W.v2 SUPER_W_unloc_4, whole genome shotgun sequence includes these proteins:
- the LOC135577488 gene encoding T-cell receptor-associated transmembrane adapter 1-like — protein sequence GYYTEDDPIYGNLNQDILEECRYEQMKSQPQRPVNQLQVESAHQMCYASLDHSVKGKRRKPRRKKGPSLEEDEEARSSNPAMMASKVSIYLNSEQLAAENTTNVEAIHDDPMRLMGLIHTTKERTFEVAS from the exons ggctactacacagaagatgacccaatttatggcaatctcaatcaagatattttag aggaatgtCGTTACgagcagatgaagtcccagcctcaaaggccagttaaccagctacag GTGGAGTCTGCCCATCAGATGTGTTATGCCTCACTTGATCACAGTGTCAAGGGAAAACGCAGAAAGccgaggagaaagaaaggccctTCAttagaggaggatgaagaagcAAGATCATCTAACCCCGCCATGATGGCTTCCAAAGTTAGCATTTATCTCAACAGTGAGCAGCTGGCTGCTGAAAACACGACAAACGTAGAAGCCATTCATGATGATCCCATGAGATTAATGGGCTTGATTCATACTACAAAGGAGAGAACATTTGAAGTGGCTTCATAA